The Candidatus Hydrogenedentota bacterium genome includes the window GTGGTCCCCGCGCGCTACAACTCCACCCGGTTTCCCGGAAAAATCATCGCCCCGCTTCAGGGAAAACCCCTGGTCCTGCACGCCTACGAGCGCGCGCGCCAGGCGTCCCTGGTGGACGAGGTCCTGATTGCGGCGGACGACCCCGCCGTGGTGGACGCACTCCGGCCCCACGGCGCGCGGGTGGTGATGACCCGTCCGGACCACCCCAGCGGCACGGACCGGATTGCCGAGGTGGCGGCGGCGCACCCGGCGGATATCATTGTGAATGTGCAGGGCGACGAGCCCCTGATGGACCCGGCGACGATTGACGCGGTGGTCCGCGCCCTCATCGGGCAGCCGGACGCCGTGATGGCCACGGCGCGCCACCTCATTCTTGATCCGGG containing:
- the kdsB gene encoding 3-deoxy-manno-octulosonate cytidylyltransferase, which translates into the protein MTEKPLVLCVVPARYNSTRFPGKIIAPLQGKPLVLHAYERARQASLVDEVLIAADDPAVVDALRPHGARVVMTRPDHPSGTDRIAEVAAAHPADIIVNVQGDEPLMDPATIDAVVRALIGQPDAVMATARHLILDPGRVADPNAVKVVCDARGRALYFSRCPIPHIRDAADRAGAQPCHWQHVGLYAYRRDFLPRYAAMPQTPLEKLEKLEQLRVLENGFAIAVVDTEYQGIGVDVPEDLERVRAILAAQTEEA